A region of the Gopherus flavomarginatus isolate rGopFla2 chromosome 3, rGopFla2.mat.asm, whole genome shotgun sequence genome:
ATCACCTCTGCATTTGGCTTTGTATCCCAATACACTTTACCAGATCAAATAGCAGTTATAGGTAAAATTCAGATCCTTATGTTTTATTTCTCAGCATGCCACTCCCCCTTTTTGGGAGATCCTTGCACATAGGGTGAGCAGAATGTCAAAATTCAGACCTGCTGTGCTGCTTGGGCAGGAGAATATTCTCCCTCCCCCTTAAATACCAAGagtaagagagaaaacaaaaggaataaGCAGCAGAGGAAAGATGTTGGCTGCCGGATAGACATACAAGAAGGGTGTTTCAAGTGGGAGCTACAGAAGGCTCTCATATCAACAACGGTGGTGAGATGGTGTGAAAAGACAAAGAAGAGCTCAACTGCAGACCATAAAATAGCAGTAAAAATTAACAGACAAATGAATGCACACCACTTTTTCTCTATTTTATTTCACTCCTAAATTCTTACAGTGCAAGTCTACCCTGAAAAGTGACTTTATAAAGATAGTATCTTAGGATTTCATGTGTATTGTCACTCAAAGGTTTTTAGATCAGATTTAGTCTGTTGACCAGTAAAAATATGTCTCCTGTGGCTACCAGCCCTGCAAACACATCCTGGGACAAGACACTCAAATCTTCCTGCCTCATGCTTCATTACCAGTTACACCAATTCTGcgtgccaaattctgttctcacttatACCTGTGCAACCCCATTTTCTGCAGACCATTGCCTTGTTATGCTTATCTAATTCTACTCTCTACAATGGGCAGCGAGGGGGAGGATCAACAAACATAACTGAGGAGAGAATCTGCAGATGTAATATAGTTAACAGTTCTCCCAATGATGCATGAGCCTAAATTGAATTCAACTTGCCTGCTCATTGCTGCAGTGTAAACAGGAGTGAAAAGTAGTCAAAAGCTCTTATTAATGTCACCAAGGCCAGTAGCTGATGAAAgacacatctacactgcaatcagggtGTAACTGTAGCACACAGACATACCCAAGCTGTCTTATTCTAGTTAGCTCAGGTAGTAATAGCAGTACAGACTTCAGAGCAGGCTAGTCACCTGAGTAAACCCAGGGCCTGTGCGGGCTTGTAGGGCCTGTACTAAAATCCATGCTGGTGCAGCCTCATGTCCATgcatactgtagacatacccctgaCAAGAATATCCTAAGATTACCCACAGGAAGAACTGTTAAATAGGAAATGTCACTGTTAAATAGTCTCTTTTCAGCATAGACCCACACTTTAAACTGGATGGTATAAATGCCAAGTCTGCTAACTAGAATTTTGAAGAATTGTCATTCCATTACACCACTGCACAGTTGAAAGAAAATTCCCCTTTGCAGGCTACTTCCTTTGTATGATCTTTATACTTCCATCCTTCCACAGTATTTGTGATTATTGCCATTTGTTGCCATGGAAAAAGACACTGAGTCCATAATGAGAAATGACACAAGATCAATACTAATACTATGGATCTCCACTAATAAATATTTGTACAGATCCATTGCAAGGTGATTTATTAAGTCAAAATATGGTTTGGTCCATATGGGGTAGTGCAAACATATCTGTATTTATCTATCTATATTGGgttggccaacctgagcctgagaaggagccagaaattaccaatgtgcattgccaaagagccacagtaatatgtcagcagccccccatcagctcctcacACTCCTCCCATtgcctgccccttcctccctgcagctcctgatcagctgtttcatggtgtgcaggaggctcggagggggagaggaagaagtgagggcatggcaggctcgggGAGGggcgggaagggatggagtgggggcagggactgtggctGAGCCAGGGGTTGAACAGTGAGCTCCCCCCAGGAATTTGAAAAGtcggtgcctgtagctccagcctcggagtcaatgcctatacaaggagccacaggttggccaccccgatctatatatttaacacagtcatttgggtaggattttcaaatgaGTCTAAGGGCGTTGGGCACAGCAACTCCCTCatattttgagtgcttaactcTCTCAGGCTCTGGAAAATCCCAATCTTAAAACCCACTCCTGCAAGATGTTCAAGGCAGGCATATGTGTGAATCCTTTGTGAAGCCCCAAtaaagcaggatcagggccttacttCTCTACTGGCTAATTTAAAAGCTGGGAACCAGACATCCACTACTCTCAATAGACCATGACCACAAAGAGGGACAATTTGGATTGATATTTTAATAACTGATTTACTCTTTTTCGAATTATAGTGTCAGAACTATAATGGTTCTatcctatatttttatttttttatttttttggtgctcaTTCTTGTAGGATCTGGCTGCCCTGTTCAGAGGGTCCTCCTTTTGATCCTATCACTCATAAATGGATGTATCTTCTTTAGACTGAAGCATTGAAACTACACGTGTTCATTGATTTGTAAATGATAAGTGAAAATAAATATCTTGGTGATGCTATTAAGGGACAAAAAATTAATCAGAGAGTGGTAACAGAATCCTCCACCGGGTAGTAGGTGGGAGAAGACTGGGATTATGCTGATTAAGATAGGTTAAACATTCAAAGAGCTCTTCTAGAATTATAAATACTTGATAATGGATATGGGATGCTTCAGTAATTAGttactgctgtgctgctgaatgtCACTAATATGTGAAATATGACAAAAATTAAGATGACTCACTCACAAATTGTAACTCAGAAACTTTGCATTCTACTTTCAGCTAATGTTTctcaaaaaaaatccactttcttTCCCCTGTGATTTAATAAAGCTTCTTTTTTGCTCTATTCTTCCACCAAGCAGTTACACAAAAAATGAATGAGCAGATtagcagccaggagatgaaaCTAACTTTTCTACAGAAGAAGGTTGACAACATTTCTGCTACCATGAGTGATGTGAGCAAGACACTCTCCTCTCTGGAAGGCAAAATCAATGAAGATAAGGGCAGAGACTTCCAGTCTTTCCtaaaaggtaaaagaaagaaagaaattaatgCAATCACTCACCCCGTTGAAGGTGCCAGGAAAAATGTTTTTATGCTGACCTCTGTTATTATTCCGTATTTGTAGAGGGAACTATTTCTTTGTTTCTTCTGAGATTACAATTCTTAAAAGGCCTTTATTTTGGTCTCTTTAATAATAACAAATAATCAATACAATATGTTATGTATTCTCCAAGGAAAGTTAAACCAAGTCACTATTAGGGCATATGAGTTTATCTGCAACTTCCTTTCCTTTGCACTTTCTCTGTTTTGCTAGCTGTTGGAGAGGTGGGATTAGCTCTGTTTCTGAGAAATCTGAATTATACACTATGTGTGCAATAAATGTTTCACGCAAGTTTGGGGCAAACCTTTGAGGAGGTTTGTTGTTGTCTGGCTTACAATCCAGCATTCACTCCGTTGAAAAATTTGCCTTTATGATAGAGTAAAATTTTCCAAATGATAAGTGAGAGTTTAGCCATATCTCCGAGGAGGATAGCTATGCTTTAGTTACTGTGAGGTAgaaaaacaccttttttttttcttttagcagtgaagacaagccctgatgTTACAAAGCTGGGTTTAATTCCCAGATTTGCCACATACTTCTTGTATGACTTTGGCTCCAGTTCATCAAAGCCCTTAAGACTGCGCTTAAATCCCTCCTTtagtgcttaagtcccattggcttcaaatcAAGCATCTGCTTAAGTGTTTGACCGAATCAATGTACCTTAACATACCTGTGCCTCTGATCACCATCTGGGGATAATGCTTCTCTGGTCTGTCTTGTCTTGTTAGATTgtcgagagacaaggtgggtgaagtaatatttttactggactaacttctgttggggagagagacaagccaTCAGGagtatacagagctcttcttcaggtctaggaaatgtactcagaggacatggctacactgcaattaaaaacctgcagctggcctgtgccagttgactcaggctaATGGGGCTTGGACTACATGGCTGTTTAATAGTGGCATTGATGTTGGGcttgcccaggctctgggaccctgcaaagtgggaggatcccagaatcagggctccagcccaagcccaaatatctaccctgcaattaaatAGCTCTGTAGCCCTGAGTCCTGTAAGCCCAGGTCtgttgacatgggccagccacagatgcttaattgcagtgtagacatatccagagtgacacagctaaatacaaagtggaacagagtGCTTAACATAagaatttaatatatttcaagggaccattcaagttgAAGTGAACCATCAACACCTTGCCAGTcatgggagggaaggaaaaaacaaaagctaGGGGCAGAGTTTAAATGGGTTATAGATTATTATAATAAGCCATAAACGCAGTGTCTGTTGCAGTCTATGATtttaagtatctagcaaagttatgaatttaatctcccaggctcatcttttcaaGGTTTgcacaggtttcctttgaggatgaggactggtaggtcagatacagagtgattgctttgtgaaaagtgttcacccacaggtgatgtggtgtttttgtcttctaTTATTTtgctgtgtgagttcatttgagagcacagtgattgtctggtttcacccatatagttgttattggggtgtttagtgcactggatgaggtacaccactcattgtgataggcatgtgtaggacacatgaatcttgaaaggtgtgttgtggggagtgTCAATCatcgtagcagtggagatatgtctgcaggttttgcatctgttgttctagcagggtctggtgctgctttgagttgatgAGTCCTGGTCTCTAGGCAGCTTGTTTCTGATAATGAGCTTGGAGAAGCTGGGATTGTTTGAAGGTCAGACAAGGGGGttgaggaaagatttctttcaggatatgGTCCACATTGGGTATGTGTTGTGTTGTTTGATACACCATACAGGTTCCAGTgtagggtggtaggtgacaatgaGGGGTGTGCAGTTGAAggggattttatttctgtattgaaccAGCTTCTCTGGGtggtccttgtttggtgaaggaggTTTTAAGTTTGTTAAAGTGTATGTCCTGggctttctccttggagcatattctgtggtatctgagtgcctggctgtagataacagatttcttggtgtgttagGGGTATATAGTTTATAACTATTTGGGgttgggactgtctcttactctaTATTCATACAGCATCCACCACACAGGGGTgtctaggcactactgtagtacaaataataaacaatgagCACAATTCCCTTTGGCAACAATAGCCTTGTAAGGTAAAATTTCTTTATACTACTATGAAAATGTCCACCTAAGTGACGCTTAATTGGCTCTGCACCttattctgaagggaaaatcATGTAAGGATCAAAGGTAAATCTGTTTTATACAGTAGTAAACTTAGCACTgatgtgacactttttttttaagtccaatTAATCAGGACTCTATGAATCTCACATTATCCCAACTCACGCATCCCAAAACATGACAATTTTTCTAGAAATAAAAGAGAGGCACCTTCAGGAATGTGAATTCAAGGGATACCTTTCCCCTCAGTAATCCTGATGTATGCCAGGGGGAGAAGAGATGTCCGAAGAGAAAGGGAGCTTTCACAATGGAAGAATCTAGGACTGCTAATACAACTGAAAGAAACAGGACAAATATTGCCAATGCGGTGCTCAAATGCCCCAGTGATAAGCGCAGTATAGACAAGTGTAGCCAGAGGGAAAAAGTGAAGGAAAAGTTAGAGTAAATACAAAGGGTAGAATCCTGGCCTCATGAAAGTCAGTGCcaaaagtcccactgatttcagtacagccaggatttcacccatagaaATAATTCTTCATGACCCCAAAAAGTAAGTGGATCCAATTCACAGCGGGAAAACTCAAAGTGATATTTATTAGACATGATCTCCCTTTTATGAAACCTTGCTTATCTATTTGTAGTTAAGTCAAGCTCTTTCTTGACttccctgtttttttaaaaaaagatgacatGAACTCTGACCCCTTAAAGTAGGTGAGAAAATAACAAATAGCCATTTTGGGAAGGTGGTAAGAGCATGGCCAATGAGTCAGTGTGGATTCACCTGTAGAAAACAAGGAGGAGCAATGACACACATTGACTACTCCCTTGCATACCCCATAATAATAGCTATGGTCCAGCTGCACAGATACCTCAGCTGATCAGGACTGAAAATTCCTTCCCTCAGAACTGCAACATTTTGCGCACTTTCCCAGGATTTGCCCTCAACTACCtactttgttttttttatctATTGGCTAAGAATAATTTTAGGAAACTGGTACTATAGGCGTAAACAACATGCCTTTGCTTCTCTAAATCTATGAAATGTAATTCACAGTTCCAATCCTTCTGTCTCCAGAGTTGTATACTTCACATACTATGTGGCTCTCCTTTACCCTTGATCACATTTATACTGTCTCTACAATTCATACTGGCCTGCTTTCACTTCTACATTTATTGACTCTTGGGCATACATTTAATTTGTCTTCAAACATTTCCCATTTCCCCTCTGCATCTTTTCTGTCCATTACTTTATTCCTTTCTGCATTATCCATCATTTCCACATTTTTCCAAGATGTGCATTGCTGAAATCCCATGCCTATGCTTTCCACCTCTATTTTGGAATCATTATAAACCTAATTATGAATGTACACAATAAGAATAGCAGTTTTTATACTATGCCTGTCTACAaatggtttttgagcctttattGCCTTTACCTATCATGTCCCATGTTTTACTTGGCTAGatgaaatctcccattactagTTCTGTGTTAGATTACCAACATAAATCAATCTCCTAATCAAGTTGTTCTGATGAAAGTGCTGGCATCAACTGCATTTATTAGCTCTAATTATAAACCTCAGGCCCGGGTTGTTGCTGATCTTTATGCAGGTGCACTGTGGGGAAACAGGAAACTAGGATCACATCCCCCCTAGTGCTGATTTCATAAGGGCTAGGAATAATTGCAGTTCCTGCGCTCTGGGGTATACAAGTACTGCTCCCTCTATATTCCCTCAGGGCAAACAGCAAACCAGATTGGGGTGAGGTGGAGAAGGGTCATGTCCTCAGACCACTTCCACACTGCACCCCATGAAAAGGTGTATACTATACATAAACTCTGCTTTTTCGTGTGggtgaaaagtaaaaaaaatagagGGCAGCCCAACTTTCTTCCTTTGCTCTATTATTCTATGTATAAAAATCACCCAAACATCTGTGACCCTAGAGCACAATAAATAACTGTGTGAATTGCCAGAAGAACTCTCTGCCATTTAAGAAGTGGCAGGATCTTCATGCTCTTGCAcctactgcccctccccccattataTCTTTTGGCTCAACAACTAGCTGAACAAGTGACAGCTTCCTTGTCTAAGCATCTGAGGTGTTTACCGGTCATTTCACCAGCCACAATATACAGCAGGTCTGTTCTTCTGTCCTAAAAAGCTGCTATTACCAGTTTGGCTCACTACTTTTCCAGCTAGAAATACACACACAATTCAAGATGCTTAACACAAGAAGCTTCCTATATAGTCAAATTTGTTGAATGAAACTATTTTCATTTTGAATCCTAATTGCAgcccaaatatttttcagaagttATATAGGCAAGAACCAAAAGCATCCATGGCATTTGCAAACATTTGGCTACTTGTAAAGACCCAGGAAGAGCCATGTGTCAGGCATGACTTATGCTCTTCCTTAGGCCAAATTTCATCATGGTTTAACTCCATTGGCAAAGCTCCTTCTAGAATTGGTACTTATGTGAACTACATTGCAAGTACAAGAGGCACCACTACAACTAGGCAAAGGTGTGACCTGCAGAGCCCTAGCCTTTTTCAATGGTGGTTCTGCTGCCTACAAGTTCTCAAGTGTTGGTACTACCAAAATTAGAAGGATCCATCGCATCGGGCTCGATTCCCTTTATCCCTCCCATCTCCTTTTATCTACTCACTCTCCATGTATGACAGGAAAACTACAATGAATTTTCTTTATTTCTCCCCCTTCTGATCCAGCATAGCCAAGGTAAAACAGATATTTCCTCCCCTAATCTTCTAACATGGTGGTTGAGGGGAAGGATAAGCCTTTTTCTTAGAGTAAGCCAAGAGAACACACTTATCTTCTCTGTTGCTCTGCTTGGGACTAGGCAAATGAATGTTTGATTCTGAGCCTATTGAAATCATGAGTAAAGCTCCATTTCACTTCACTGGGAACAGTATCGGGTCCTCAAATATCAGCAATTACTAGcatattaaattaaatttataaGTAAGCAGATCATAATGAGGCAACCATTGCATTTCAGTTCCTTACAACATACTGTGTGTACTCATTAAATGTAAGAATGTTGGATGTCTATAAACAAAAGACTATTTAGTTATTTgttttttgccctttttttttttttaggtctcAAGTCTAAAAGTATCAATGAACTAGTCAAAGACCTTATCAGAGAGCAGTTTAAAGTCTACCAAAGTGACATACAAGAGACAGTGGCCCAAATTTTCAAGACTGTATCGAGTTTATCTGAGGATCTTGAGAGCACAAAAGAATTAGTCAAACAGCTGAATGAGACCCAGCAAAAGTATGCTCAGGAGAAAGAAGACAGGCCAACAAAGAATGAAATCCTGGAGCTGAAGAATGATCTGGTGCAGATGAAAGAGGAGATGGGCCTTGCTTATGACAAGCCCATCAAAGAACTAGAGGCAAAGCAGAAATCCTTGGAAATTGACCTGGAGCATGAGCAGACAAGAAGCACCATTTACTATGAATCTCTGAATAAGACTCTTACAGAAATGAAAGAAGTCCATGAGCAACTGTTATCAGCTGAACGGATGTCAGACCAAAATGTCCCTCCAATAGATAAAGCAGTGGATGATAATATTACAGAATATATTCTCACTCTACATGAGAAAGTGAAGAAACATGGCCTAATGGTGCTGCAGCTGCATGACGACTTAAGAGAACAAGATATCAAGATCAGCAATCTTACTGTTACATTAGAGATTCAGAGAGATTCTGTTCATACAGTATGTGAAGACATCTTGTCAAAGTGCAGGAATGATTTCCAAACAAAGCTAAAGGGCACAGAAGAGAACGTGCATTTCTTAAACAAAACCCTAGCTGCTGTCGTCTTTCCATTGGACAATAAAATGGACAAAATGAATGAGCAAATTAATGATTTGTGTTATGATATGGAGATCCTCCAACCCTTGATTGAGCAGGGGCCACCGTTTAGTCTGACAGCAGAGTATGAACAGCAAATTGAAGTGGAAGCAATCAGCAGGACATTGGAAAACCTAACCACTGTTGTTAATAGTCTGAGTTCCAGCGTCCAAGAACTTGTCAAAAGCCAGGAGAGGCTTAAAAGCGAGGCTCAAACTCGAGATGAAGTCTTTGAGAGCCGTATTAATGAATGCCTCATGGACCTAGAAGATGGCTTAAATAAGACCATGACAGTTTTAAACAATGCTGTTGATTCCATTCAGGATAACTACGTTCTGAAAGATACTCTAAATGTCCTGCAAAATAAAACCGAGGCCTGCTGTGGTGGTGCTGAGAAGATGGACAGCATGTTGGCATTTATTCCCCAGTTCCAACTGTTGAATGAGTCCCTTCAGACACTGATCAATGACAAGCAAAGGTACCAATATGCTTCAAAAGTAATTCAGGACCTTTCCGATTTTCCATATGAAGAGCATGAGAAAATAAGTCTCCCTGACCTCAGAAAAGTTTAccacattttaaatgaaacatcaTCCAAAATGGCTGAGCACCAACAAGACATCAGTCACCTAGAAGAAAAGCTGTTACATTCTACAGAGGTATCAAAAGATCAAGAAGTTCGCCTACAGAGCATTGAGTCAAATATAACCAAGCTTTTGGTGAATAATTGTGTTTCACTAAAAAAAGGCAAAGTTGTTTCAACAGAACAAGAACAAATGGTCTCTTCCAAACTTCAGACACTGAGTTCCAGAGTCAAGGCACTTGAAGCAAAGTCTGTCCGTTTCTCAGTTAATATCCCCCGTTTAAACAAGACTGCTTATGAGGCTTGGGGGCTGTGTCAGGATGCCTCAGCCAGCATTCAAAAAGTGAATGCTAGTGTACCCCAGTTAATTAAACTTGCTCAACCTGATATCCCACTGCTGCAGAGAGGCCTAAAAGAGCTCATAGAGTCTGTGTTAGAAATAAAAACAGGGACTATCCTGTCTAATTTAACCTGGTATGTGGACAAATCTATGGCTGATGCTCTGAGCAATATTACCAAACTCCAGAAACAGATGAAACAGGCTGTAAAGAAACCAGCTATGGCGAAAAAAGGGACAGTGAATGTCACCACAAGTCTGGCAGGCCGAAGTCAGAGAAACACAGACAACGCTATAGAACCAGGTAATGCATTTTACAGACACTAACTGCTGGGGTCTTTAATGTTATAATAAAGGCTTATGTAATCAATGTAATTAACCAAATCAATTAGCAGTCCCAACAGAGTTGGCAGGAGAACTTGACTAAAAATGAATAGGAGTAAATAATGCAGCACTCTCAACATATCTGTGACTATGGGTGTCTGAATAATGCAATTAAAATCCTTCAGtgggcccatgccagctgacttgggctcagggggctcaggctgcaggattgtttaattacagtgtagatgttcaaGTATAGGTggcagcccaggctctaggaccatGTGAGGTGCGAGCGTCCCAGAGTTTggtctgcagcccaagcctgaacatctacacaacAGTTAAATAGCCTCTTAGCCCAAGTcctctgagcccaagtcagctggcacgggcatACTCTTAAAAGTGTATTTGTCCTCTGGAAATTGACTTTTTACAAAAGACCTCCTGAAGTCTCATGGTTTTTTTCCTCAGTGAAGCCACATCTGCTCGGTTTAGGATGTAAAAGTAACATTGGGTTAGTTTTTAAATACCAGCCCAGTCTTTCAAATTCAACTGAGAATCTGAAAATCAAGTGGCAGTCCAGCTAATGCATTAGCTATAAAGATTCTGCAGTTGGATGTCAGAATAAAGATGTGAAAACCAGAATAGGAATGCAGTTTGCTCTTCAAGAGTTACATCAGCTTTCCGCAGGCCCACCGATGGCAGGGGGCAAAGAGGACAATTGTCCAGGGGcccaggcaatttaaaagggcccaggctgcccctgcaccccctcccgcacccaaactccctcccagagcctataccccgcactccctcccgcaccccaaccccctgccccagcctggtaaaagtgagtgagggtgggggagagcgagcgatggaggatggagtgagccaggggtggggcctcagagaatggTCAGGACAGGGGCGTGGtctcagggaagggatggggcagggcggggcgggaCAAGGATctttgggtttgtgcaattagacagttggcaaccctaccgggCGGGCATGTGAAAGCCCCGGGCCTGCCAGAAGAGCGCACCCAGCAGCACAGCCGGCAGCTCACTGAGCACCAGCCAGCGCAGGCGCAGCACTGCCCAAATGTCAGGTGGACTGCATCTGCATGGGAACTGCTTGTGTGTGCATGGGGACCCATTAACTGTTTTGCCCTGGGGCCTGGGGTTGCTGTCGGCAGGCTCTTTTTTtaacaggagtaaaaaaaaataaaaataaaaatgtaatatagGCCCCaagcctgcaaacacttaggcacaTGTTTCACTTTGAgtatgtgagcagtcccactgattttaTGGGACTACTGCTAGCTATTTCAAAGCTTCATTAAGACTACCAGTGTACTTAAAATTAAACATATGCCAagtatttgcaagatcagggctctAGTCAGTAAAATGGGCGTGACTAAGtatgcctaaaaagcaagtaagatgatgtcatttttacaaaagcacttttcagagaagaaccacatgTGAATGGTTTCCTAACTTCATGTCAGAGGTCtaatagcaaaaaataaaaatataaaatttgagGTACAATATTAGGCATCAGCTTTGACTGAAATTCTACAATACAAGCAAATGCTTAGTTTGTGTCACTTCTGTGAAAGTGAAATAAAACGAGAAAAAAATAAGatgctgggtaaaattttcaaaaatggtttAGTGACTTAGGAGCATAAGTCACTTTTGtaaatgggacttgggctcctaagtcactagggcactttttaaaaaaagtattcacGGGCTATGCAGGATAGATAATGGAAAGGGAAGTAAAAATTTCCATGTTACACTTACTTGTTTATAGGTGCTCAAGTGTGGGCAAATCTCTTTGTATCACTCATCCACCTTTTCTATCCCATTTTCTCCTAGATTCTTTACTAGGTTTAACTGGAATCTGCATTATGTGCAGGAACCTAACCAGTTTTTTCCCCATCTGTCGTCAGTTTCTGATTTCCACACATCCATTACTAAAGCTAAGCCAATAGTGCAAAAAAATTATTCCTAAATATCCATTTGATTTAAAAAGCCAACCTCAGTTTCACTCTGTTTGAGACCCTTTCGTGGTAGCTTGCAAGTGCTTGAGCTTTATTGAATGAACACTACTAAGGTCTCAGTTCAAgtgtttaagcatgtgtttaagtccaACTATTCAGCAGAGTGTTTAAGCCCATGCTTCAGTTTAAACACGCATTAACACAAAGGTCAAAGAATTGGGCCCAAAGTTGTCTTATCCTTAGGAGGATACATCAATCTTTTATCTGGCAACTGAAAGATGCTTAAAAATGCACTGACATCTGCAAAACCCTTTCCATACAATAAAGCGAATTTCAATTATTTATCCTTAGTACAGCGACTCCTTCTGAGACATctctgttttctgcctgcctctgTCATTGCACAAAAGATGGAAATTCAAAAAACCTTGGTCCTAATTAAAACTAAAGGGAGAGAAAATTGATGTCACTCTGATCCCTCCTGGATCTTTCACTTTGTTGGAAACTGTCAAAAGGGCCACTGCCTGGAGCACAGGAAGCTGCCAGCTGCTTATTTTTAAACGTTAATGAATAAATGTCAttcctatttattatttatatgacTCTGAATTTTCACATATAGCTTTCTTAATAACTTTTGATGTGCTTGTAGAAAGCAAGGATCTTTGCAGATAAtagcaaacacaatttttttaaagtaatttttctaTACAGCTTGAAAGTAAGGTTTCTATAGGATTTTCTAAAGCTATTGAGGCTTTTGAATGCACTGTTGATAACCCCTCAGCACTGTCACTAGTTTATTACTGTACAGTTCAACAAATAGTCTAAACATTATCCTTCTTGCACCTCTGGTCC
Encoded here:
- the MMRN1 gene encoding multimerin-1 isoform X1; the protein is MKEIIFLLLLSHLQSGSLGSATTGKPWPTTRDGETQPSHADLTSPPTATPSLRNLVATPVSTPSEIQTAAASTSWEHAVKITPAFTEEAQGLETLPGTQEKKTSTLTTQSSGNSNHDGANAKQGALSNSTGSFPQSTPRKMPPQQGAVKSQQRTGSRSPRLSYYSATSTSTKKDADFKKSGFETTRGKNWCAYVHTRLSPTVVVDNMETLTSGKAKPCSWAIGSCTVRSQMMTRQAYRIKHKIVTSLEWKCCPGYSGEKCQPKDQEHQLLIHSNQAESNTAINAETQGNKQDPNDPVTQKMNEQISSQEMKLTFLQKKVDNISATMSDVSKTLSSLEGKINEDKGRDFQSFLKGLKSKSINELVKDLIREQFKVYQSDIQETVAQIFKTVSSLSEDLESTKELVKQLNETQQKYAQEKEDRPTKNEILELKNDLVQMKEEMGLAYDKPIKELEAKQKSLEIDLEHEQTRSTIYYESLNKTLTEMKEVHEQLLSAERMSDQNVPPIDKAVDDNITEYILTLHEKVKKHGLMVLQLHDDLREQDIKISNLTVTLEIQRDSVHTVCEDILSKCRNDFQTKLKGTEENVHFLNKTLAAVVFPLDNKMDKMNEQINDLCYDMEILQPLIEQGPPFSLTAEYEQQIEVEAISRTLENLTTVVNSLSSSVQELVKSQERLKSEAQTRDEVFESRINECLMDLEDGLNKTMTVLNNAVDSIQDNYVLKDTLNVLQNKTEACCGGAEKMDSMLAFIPQFQLLNESLQTLINDKQRYQYASKVIQDLSDFPYEEHEKISLPDLRKVYHILNETSSKMAEHQQDISHLEEKLLHSTEVSKDQEVRLQSIESNITKLLVNNCVSLKKGKVVSTEQEQMVSSKLQTLSSRVKALEAKSVRFSVNIPRLNKTAYEAWGLCQDASASIQKVNASVPQLIKLAQPDIPLLQRGLKELIESVLEIKTGTILSNLTWYVDKSMADALSNITKLQKQMKQAVKKPAMAKKGTVNVTTSLAGRSQRNTDNAIEPGEYLGCTTSPCQNGGTCINEKQSFICACRHPFGGVNCSMKLVDENSVTVDFSKGSYRYAPMVAFFASHTYGMTTPGPIRFNNLDVNYGSSYVPASGRFRVPYLGVYIFEYTIASFSPRFSGYLVVDGIDKLAFQSENVNGNKYIDRVITGHALLELNYGQEVWLRLASGSIPAKYPPVTTFTGYLLYRT
- the MMRN1 gene encoding multimerin-1 isoform X2, whose product is MKEIIFLLLLSHLQSGSLGSATTGKPWPTTRDGETQPSHADLTSPPTATPSLRNLVATPVSTPSEIQTAAASTSWEHAVKITPAFTEEAQGLETLPGTQEKKTSTLTTQSSGNSNHDGANAKQGALSNSTGSFPQSTPRKMPPQQGAVKSQQRTGSRSPRLSYYSATSTSTKKDADFKKSGFETTRGKNWCAYVHTRLSPTVVVDNMETLTSGKAKPCSWAIGSCTVRSQMMTRQAYRIKHKIVTSLEWKCCPGYSGEKCQPKDQEHQLLIHSNQAESNTAINAETQGNKQDPNDPAVTQKMNEQISSQEMKLTFLQKKVDNISATMSDVSKTLSSLEGKINEDKGRDFQSFLKGLKSKSINELVKDLIREQFKVYQSDIQETVAQIFKTVSSLSEDLESTKELVKQLNETQQKYAQEKEDRPTKNEILELKNDLVQMKEEMGLAYDKPIKELEAKQKSLEIDLEHEQTRSTIYYESLNKTLTEMKEVHEQLLSAERMSDQNVPPIDKAVDDNITEYILTLHEKVKKHGLMVLQLHDDLREQDIKISNLTVTLEIQRDSVHTVCEDILSKCRNDFQTKLKGTEENVHFLNKTLAAVVFPLDNKMDKMNEQINDLCYDMEILQPLIEQGPPFSLTAEYEQQIEVEAISRTLENLTTVVNSLSSSVQELVKSQERLKSEAQTRDEVFESRINECLMDLEDGLNKTMTVLNNAVDSIQDNYVLKDTLNVLQNKTEACCGGAEKMDSMLAFIPQFQLLNESLQTLINDKQRYQYASKVIQDLSDFPYEEHEKISLPDLRKVYHILNETSSKMAEHQQDISHLEEKLLHSTEVSKDQEVRLQSIESNITKLLVNNCVSLKKGKVVSTEQEQMVSSKLQTLSSRVKALEAKSVRFSVNIPRLNKTAYEAWGLCQDASASIQKVNASVPQLIKLAQPDIPLLQRGLKELIESVLEIKTGTILSNLTWYVDKSMADALSNITKLQKQMKQAVKKPAMAKKGTVNVTTSLAGRSQRNTDNAIEPGEYLGCTTSPCQNGGTCINEKQSFICACRHPFGGVNCSMKLVDENSVTVDFSKGSYRYAPMVAFFASHTYGMTTPGPIRFNNLDVNYGSSYVPASGRFRVPYLGVYIFEYTIASFSPRFSGYLVVDGIDKLAFQSENVNGNKYIDRVITGHALLELNYGQEVWLRLASGSIPAKYPPVTTFTGYLLYRT